In a single window of the Pseudomonas entomophila genome:
- a CDS encoding DUF1161 domain-containing protein, whose product MKKLMLAVGLMVLAGGAMAAGKPCEELKAEIAAKLDAKGVKGYTLEIVKKGEPAGKVVGTCEAGRKEIVYRRG is encoded by the coding sequence TAGGGCTGATGGTGTTGGCCGGTGGCGCGATGGCGGCAGGCAAGCCGTGCGAGGAGCTCAAGGCGGAGATTGCAGCGAAGCTGGATGCCAAGGGTGTGAAGGGTTACACACTGGAGATCGTCAAGAAGGGCGAGCCGGCGGGCAAGGTGGTTGGCACCTGCGAGGCTGGGCGCAAGGAGATTGTCTACCGGCGTGGTTGA